tcattaaatttgtctcgtttttgtatatttaagattaaaaatcataagtcataaaataaatgaaaaaattgtcgacCCCTAATTCGcccaaaaaactaaaacacttcttttcatttcagttttattttactaaattgaCTTTATGCCTCTATAAATCTTGAAAGTGGttttactaatttaattttcaatactttttaTGTATGAGACAATactaaaaatggaatttacttttaaaataacattttattattttataacatttataTGCActgataaatttcataataagaataaaatcGTCCTCAAGCTTTTTCGTATATATATGCAAAAGTGTAACAACTTCAACATGAAAGGCATTGTCACTTTAGCAAAATCTTGGCTTTgaacgataaatttttacataaaatgtacaaaaaaaatgtttgtttgtaaataaattgcttGCATCTCAGTTTCACATGTGACAtgtagagaaaaataaaaccacaGAGAAAATTGAGTGTTACCACTTGAaaggaatttaattgaatttagagTAAAATATTAGTTGACACTTGAtatgtgtttgtttgtttatttatgtggCTTAGTTTGTAACGAAAAGTTCTACTGCATTAATTTATGGCAGTGGCAGCCAAGAAAAGAGGCTTTGCCAAAAAGATTTATGAtcccaagaaatttttacgcATTTCTGAGATGAATCATTGAATTGAGcaataaatatgaaatgaaaaaaaagaagagtttTATTGTTGTGTCTTTTTATGGCTGCCTTATTGGTTTGTTGTCGCGCACTCACCTGTCATTTCTTTGCTGTCTCTTCGAGGATCTTTTCGCTTATCTcgaactcgtttttttttatatttttcatcaaaagttttatttctcttaaatatgtgacctttgaaaataaataataaccaGTTTTATGTGTGTACAacattttgtgttgtttttctACCCTTTTTTCTCCGCATACCTCCATGTCGAACTCACATGACGTTTTACGATCAAATATCTGAACTGCATTAAGTATGGaggaaattttcatacaaattcaaataaaaatgtcataaaaaaatcacgacgaattcaataaaaaaatcgaattattttatgacGAATTGAAGTTCTTTCTAGGATTCAACTTGAATGTCGAACTACCTTTATTAGCTTCACTTATgactcaaattttcaatagaaacaggaaaaataaaaataataatgcaataaaattatttttaaaaaaatgtcaggaCTGAGTTTGACAGGAATCTCGTTTAATATCGCATCATGATCGAGTTTTGTGTCAATATTGTGGAATGTTTAACATGTtgtaaagtcataaaaatttcagatgtACATAACCTTgcgttttatttctttttggatttttatgagCGAATTTACCTGTgtcttttattgaaattttcagacAAGGCAGGATCGAGACTTTAGTAGACCTTCAGTTTAAGATTTGCATGGAGAGAAATtgtcatcaaaatttcaaaaatagtttCCCAGTGGGAAATTTGGGCCTTTTTTTAGACCCTCAGGGgctaaaataaaatccttttaaagttttcttaacagttttttagctttttgtaggtttttcgagaaatttattttagaaaaaagaaaaattgagtaaattttatgatttgcaGTCAAAAATTCGGGctcaaaaatagaattttctcaataattaGCGAGTTAAAATCGAACTATTGAgccattaattaaattcaatttactcaaattttcatttttgtaaaataaatttctcgaaaaacctacaaaaagttgaaaaactgttaagaaaaatttaaaaatcttttattgtaGCCCCTGAGGTTCTAAAAAAGGCCCAAATTTCCCACTGGGCCCAGTGGGACGAAATAAGctttttttaaggccctggggtcttgaaaataagacccttaaacttttacatggagaaattccgaaattttttttttttttttttttttaaaaaaaatttttttttttttttttaaaaaaataaaaatttcggaatttctccatgtaaaagtttgagggccttattttcaagaccccagggccttaaaaaaaagttattttgccCCACTGGGGCTTAAAGCCAAAAGTTTGTTCACCAAAactgaatgaaaaatgagtCTTAgaccaaaaaagttttttggaaTTAATTCTTTCCATAATTtctaatttctcataaaaattaactttcaaataacataaaaacatgaatttttgcaaaaagcgCTCTCATCTCCTTCtaacaaaaagtttcaatttttttttcatttctttaatGTAACGAAAtgattttgttagaaaaacataaattttctaggaccacggataaaaaaaatcaaacaatcaaaaatctaatcaGTTGGAAGTAATTCaagagaaataaaatcaaattattggGGTGAAATCATTGAATCCGCtctataataaaaatcatttttcgtttttctattttctgtataaataataataatattatttcgtTCAACGGATCCGGattaaaaagtatcaaaatatCAACGACAAtattactatttatttataaagctCCTCGAGCGTCAGAATttcatcaaagaaaatttaattcgcaTTAACTTTACTTTTGTCTCTaaatcaacaacaaataatcCAATTGTTTACacacaaaactaaatcaattctcaaaattttgattcccCAGAGGGACGACTGAATTTCGACAAAATAATACATAATTTGTAAAagtaactaaatttaaataaaatatgattaaaactTACCAATTGTATAACACCGCATTTAAGAGAGGCACCAACAGTGTTTTGACACAAACAATGAGCGCGATAGAGTGCAAGTTGGTATATCAAAACGCGTTGCACGTGACTCGACACGTGTTTGTGTTTTGTAACGATTTGCTCGGTGTTTAGATgtttttaccaaaatatttaaaattatttcgtgttGTTATCAATGTTGTAATCCCTCTTAACGGATAAATCAGATGATCATTAAAAAgcgtgtaatttttaaatatgatacTATTGCCAAAAGGATCATTAAAGAACCCCTTTTTGTGTCAATAAATTGTTGGTTAAtgtgaatattttgactttttaatgagtttCGGGAGACATTTCTTCAAAGCGTGGGATTTTCGATGCAATTTCGTGACAAATGGTGAGATTCACGGATCAAGGGTGGCcttaaacctgaaaaaaatattaaatggtcaatttttgggacaattcaattaaatctcATGTTTTTGCTGAGTAATGGGGACTTCTTTcttacacaatttttatttattacagacctcatcatcgtcatcatcatcaaattgatttacaaatttaccgcatttcgtagaaaaaaaggcaaaatggCAGGGTATTACcgttttttgtacgaaatgcggtaaatttgtaaatcaacgaaggaaaatttttaaaatgttcactgGGGTGAGTTtgccatttaaaattttattattttttttttattttcagaccagttaaaatttttcttccatttttccttaatttttactcaatgaAATCAAAGGCGGATCCAGGGGGCATGGGGAGCAGTTGCTCCCACCCCTTTCAGCTCAAAATAtactaaaaatcacaaaaaatacccaaaaattgacaaaaaagacccgaaaattgtcaaaaaagacctgaaaattgacaaaaaagacaattttttattgatttgccCCCCCTCTTTCAGCTCGAAATGTactaaaagttacaaaaatgacaaaaaagacaatttttaatttttttgcccccccttCAGAGCTCCCTGGATCCGCCCTTGAATgagatagtttttttttttaatttttaattaaaaaaaaaaagaaattttttactttcgcCCCAGTAagcattttatttagtttaaaaaaaacatttttaatttttcaagttgcttttgcatgaattttacctccatataaaaataattaaaattgactcgtaatgatttttttaaattttgacccaagaaacatttttttttatttttgtcccagtaagcattttattttcttttcattaaatatttttttttcattatttttcaagttgcttaaatttttttaaattttaacccaataaacatttttttcgaatgctTTAAACCTACgactaacatattttttttcaaattttctcttaacaagtttttaaattttattttaagaaaaactatGACTAtgaataatgttttaaaaattttcatcccaatgcacattttgtaaatatttatccttaattttttttccttatcattttcaaattttctctctttaaaacatttttttgctttatttttaacataagatttttttcaaaataataaccccagtaaacataaaattaaatttcatcccagtgcaaatttcggatagaaaattaattgaaaaataaaattaaaagtttttaatcgaaatgCCTTACCTTCGTTCGTCGTTCCTTAaacgaaaactttcaaaaaaaaaattttatttaattttatgaatgaaatgaatCCAAATCTGTTTATTTAAGAGCATCAAAGAAttccttaaataaaaaagtgccaCCACACAGTCGAACAGATGATGACTTGTGCATTTGAAgctcacataattttttttttatgaatgaatgaatgaaatgaaattccGGTATCTCCATGACAGTATTAAATCTCTTTTgctttatgatatttttcggGCATGAATgacattattaaataaaacgtcattcaaaaaatgattattattattattgttaaattattacatGACGAGAGAAGCTAAGTTCATAATTTATTCTGATGCGTGACAAATACAAAAGATTTCATCGCTCTCATAAACGATTTTAAtagatgtttatttttgttttgtgaaatttttgttgagaaatatttttttaaacagttcctctcaataaaaaaatattattaattttgattgttgGTCAGTTTAATATCCGgagatttatttaaagaaaaaaaaattaaaaagatgctTCGGCACGAATTTTGGTAAAGTGGCAGcaatgtgagaaatttttatcaaaagtatAATAATTGCCTATTAACGAAGGTATTGTGAAGTTCTTTTCAGAACGAATTTTCAGACAAAAGAGGTGATAATACttcaattgtttcaaaatctcacaaaaataaaaaaaaatgtaaattatcgatttttttttatagtggaacataaatatttagaagaaCATTTATTAGAAGATTTCTTTACATTTATGAAGCTTCATAATTaaagaagaagatttttttaaaacattaattgaatttgttgAGATTCCAGTCCAGTTGTTGCTTTtgtcaacgattttttttatgcagcAGAGAAGAAATTGTTTGCTTAGATGCGGGATCCGAAGACAGTTGGTGACTCCATGTCTTCGTTGGCTCCATGTAAGCGGTTGGATTGgatgtttttctaaaaatgaaattattttattgaaaaaggcaaaaaacgctaaaaaaggagaaaacgCACGAAAATAGCGTTACACATTGATACTACTGAACGGTAGAGGGTCGAGCATTCGTTCGTGACTCCATCTATGGAACGTTTGCCGGCATTCCAGTCTCTGCTGAACGTTACTTGGCCGTTAATGAAGGGACTGATGATGGCAAATACGAGGAGAATGGCGAAAATTAAGCTGAAATGGAAGATTTTTAAAGGTatgttcaaaaagttttaaaattttaaaccacatgtgcacttaaattaatttaaaaaaattatatttaactaTATTTTGCAACTAATTTTCATCacatcaaatttgaaaaaaatttctaaaataaatatttaaaatttttctcgaaaatttatttaaattttcatgattttttccccaattttttaattaaaattaaataaatttaattaactataaattaattttattataaattaattattttttttttaattaaattgattcgaaaaaattaaaaaaaagatgaattttacCCTAAAACATGATAAAAAGTCTATACaggcaatttattattaaaataccgAATATTCAAATCGCAATcaattttgctgaaaattaaGAATGTTTCTGTGTTTCACGagaaatatacatttttaaatgaaattattcaacaaaaccttcagaaaattaaaataaattttttaaaatagatatttaaaagatttcttggacattttgtgagaaaatttttataattttttattaaattctatttgcataaaaattatttggatttaaaaaaattttcaagtttcaagtgcgtttttactcaaaatttaacttttatttttttattatatatttttttaaattttttttttctttttgaaatttttaacattttttaaaaaatattttgagaaattaataaaaaaaaataaatgtaaaaattccttttattatatttttgacacacaaaaattttcgttgtagaagtttttcattttaggttCCAAATCCTTCGAGATTTTGAATAAACCTTCATATTTTGTATTTcacttttatcaaatttcattcTGGAAATAcgtgaaaatatttgatatatttttgctttttattgcaccaatgagacaaaaaacgacacttttaaatttttcttgatatttcGTATCAATATTGGACCAATATTGCACCTACCTCAGTCCTTGTGATAAacccatttttaaattttaatttattttcacagtCTTTGGTGTCAGTAGAACAAACTTCGTCGAGTTTCAGTGATAACTGATGAGAAACTCCCTTGGTTGACACTTTatataggaaaatttttcaccttgtttatggaaaattttacttgtcCATCTTAATCTCATTGATGTGTTCGAGATTTTCTTATTTCTTCTTAAATatgcaagaaaaataacattaaggTAGCcattctttgaaaaaacttgAGAAAACCTAATCTTCAGTTATCaatattcaaaaagaaaattatcatatAAATAGAGAGGATACATTTACATTGTGTTTGTCACCTGTTTGTTCTTTGAACTTTTATCTACTTACTTTGGCTTACTTATCATATTTCTCAACAATGGACTAATcccttatttttcatttcttttcttcaGTTCGTGAATGTTATTAATGTCCTGTATTTCTTACGCctacatttttctaaaaatatcagCTATCTAATGAGTTTATTGCCCAAAAATAGACACATTGACGTCATCAAGTTACAAAATGTTACTTAGATCAGTGGCGGAAT
The sequence above is drawn from the Culicoides brevitarsis isolate CSIRO-B50_1 chromosome 1, AGI_CSIRO_Cbre_v1, whole genome shotgun sequence genome and encodes:
- the LOC134827319 gene encoding adipokinetic hormone/corazonin-related peptide-like; its protein translation is MGLSQGLSLIFAILLVFAIISPFINGQVTFSRDWNAGKRSIDGVTNECSTLYRSVVSMCNAIFKNIQSNRLHGANEDMESPTVFGSRI